A stretch of the Colias croceus chromosome 13, ilColCroc2.1 genome encodes the following:
- the LOC123696775 gene encoding trace amine-associated receptor 8b: MFDSTKGALLVAPSLANSSCWPHGKGWPSTFPATTDIIKAFFIFALSMAIVFCNLVLICVLNNRRYVKYIDNQPRYLLTSLALNDLFTGILIAPVALLPALYKCWPYGEIFCQIQALLRGAVSQQSAVILVCMAIDRYLYLLHPSTYHKHSSKKGCVLVISITWILSVSLFAIMVLPRSGYYFNATGLMACDVFHSRVAFRILSCCAYYFPTTMALMYCYGSGFHVSKTRGKCEDSRSNGLSQPCTKAHIEIETVQIQPPIRPHSVSTSRTMAAMSLGFIVMVTPATIQEVVAACTGCKVPPSLDFIVTWIALSDSFWNPFLYWLLNSHFRRISHDLLQYYICCRKTKSFPGYEKTAGCCGSPVTSDGLHSKGEFEGLREKYWGEILERTVSSNSLHALQKSCHRDPIRCTGSFKSYHGPCKHGSRFFDGYGPTEYRHIDRSAFQIESCSRHCRLKNSDICLFRPSLECGRSRSNLSLDEGNFTKICNNRHPEL, from the exons ATGTTTGACTCGACTAAGGGCGCATTGCTAGTAGCGCCATCTCTTGCTAATAGTTCATGCTGGCCACATGGTAAAGGCTGGCCGTCCACCTTCCCAGCAACTACTGATATCATCAaggcattttttatattcgcGCTGTCCATGGCCATCGTTTTCTGCAACCTCGTGCTCATATGCGTCTTAAATAATCGGAGATATGTCAAGTATATTGATAATCAG CCAAGATATCTTTTAACTTCATTAGCGTTAAATGACTTGTTCACTGGTATTTTAATTGCTCCAGTTGCATTACTCCCGGCTCTTTATAAGTGCTGGCCCTACGGAGAAATTTTCTGTCAAATCCAG GCACTTTTACGTGGAGCAGTGAGTCAACAGAGCGCTGTTATCCTTGTATGTATGGCGATAGAtagatatttgtatttgttacATCCGAGCACTTATCATAAACATTCTAGTAAAAag GGTTGCGTGTTAGTTATAAGTATAACGTGGATTTTGTCCGTGTCCCTATTTGCTATAATGGTGTTGCCAAGATCGGGGTATTACTTCAACGCGACAGGCTTAATGGCGTGCGATGTCTTCCACAGCCGAGTAGCATTCAG AATTCTTTCGTGCTGTGCTTACTATTTCCCAACTACAATGGCTCTTATGTATTGTTACGGCTCAGGGTTTCACGTAAGCAAGACAAGAGGGAAATGTGAAGATTCTCGATCTAACGGATTGTCTCAGCCATGCACTAAAGCCCACATTGAAATTGAAACTGTG CAAATACAGCCACCTATAAGGCCGCATAGCGTTAGCACATCACGTACTATGGCTGCAATGTCCTTAGGATTTATTGTTATGGTCACGCCGGCGACTATTCAAGAAGTGGTTGCCGCTTGCACTGGTTGTAAG GTTCCTCCGAGTTTGGATTTTATCGTCACATGGATAGCGTTGAGCGATAGTTTTTGGAATCCATTCCTGTATTGGCTTTTGAACAGCCATTTTAGACGGATCAGCCACGATCTGCTACAATATTAT atttgCTGTCGGAAAACTAAATCTTTCCCGGGCTACGAGAAGACTGCAGGTTGTTGTGGTTCGCCAGTTACGTCAGATGGTTTGCATTCAAAAGGAGAGTTCGAGGGTTTGAGAGAAAAATATTGGGGTGAAATTTTAGAACGTACAGTTTCATCAAATTCCCTACACGCTCTTCAAAAATCATGCCACAGGGATCCTATTAGATGTACAGGATCTTTCAAAAGCTATCATGGCCCATGTAAGCATGGATCCAGATTTTTCGATGGATACGGTCCTACGGAGTATAGGCATATAGATAGATCCGCCTTCCAAATAGAGTCCTGTTCAAGACATTGCAGATTAAAAAATTCCGATATTTGCCTTTTTAGACCAAGTCTAGAGTGTGGGCGTTCTCGTTCCAACTTGAGTTTAGATGAGGGAAATTTCACCAAGATATGTAATAATAGACAT